Proteins co-encoded in one Streptococcus ruminicola genomic window:
- a CDS encoding phosphocarrier protein HPr gives MASKDFHIVAETGIHARPATLLVQTASKFASDITLDYKGKAVNLKSIMGVMSLGVGQGADVTISAEGADADDALAAIEETMTKEGLA, from the coding sequence ATGGCTTCAAAAGATTTTCACATTGTTGCAGAAACAGGTATTCACGCACGTCCAGCTACTTTGCTTGTTCAAACAGCTAGCAAATTCGCTTCAGACATCACTCTTGACTACAAAGGTAAAGCAGTAAACCTTAAATCAATCATGGGTGTTATGAGTCTTGGTGTTGGTCAAGGTGCTGACGTAACTATCTCTGCTGAAGGTGCTGACGCTGATGACGCACTTGCAGCAATCGAAGAAACAATGACAAAAGAAGGATTGGCTTAA
- a CDS encoding phosphoenolpyruvate carboxykinase (ATP): MVTRNQFSTLEMRKSSSYFSALKTIVETAFYENQVHPIKTLEEAYQLASNAAGTVILDMPVIHTKELGLPSYARVLLTNSGAVVGRTAKARRIFGQDEDEDERLLSIVRSAVYQAHRRQFYKADAIVGLDEKFMVRAHLMVPEEEVNNLYSWLLNFQILDEEFKNRLKVSKVYNEDDIFVFFNPRWSHPDYPDGLVYFDTNHNCVAILGLNYFGELKKATLTLAWGTAARNGYVSCHGGLKIFQGKEGQKDYVASFFGLSGSGKSTLTHAKHNGKYDIKVLHDDAFVISEKDGSSIALEPSYFDKTNDYPTGHPEQDFFVTVQNCGVTLDENGRKKLMTEDIRNGNGRTVKSRFATPNRVDHIEEPINAIFWIMKDDSLPPLIKVNDPLMAATMGCTLMTKRSSAENIEGNKQTLVIEPFANPFRVYPLVEDYQKFRSLFEGDVDCYIINTGTYMGQSIPKEVSLGIIEKLVDGDAEFKDFGPIEGFQYLDLAEYPVHHFDSKYKQLIRSRMQFRLNYLLSFNQNNPKLALPVEAISRLEKVINNLK, encoded by the coding sequence ATGGTAACACGTAATCAATTTTCAACTTTAGAAATGCGCAAATCAAGTTCGTATTTTTCTGCATTAAAAACTATTGTCGAAACAGCATTTTATGAAAACCAGGTTCACCCAATTAAAACCTTGGAAGAAGCTTACCAGTTGGCTTCAAATGCTGCAGGTACAGTGATTTTAGACATGCCTGTCATTCATACTAAGGAATTGGGACTGCCTTCCTATGCTCGTGTGTTGTTAACAAATTCTGGTGCAGTCGTTGGACGAACAGCTAAAGCCCGTCGAATTTTTGGCCAAGACGAAGATGAAGATGAACGTTTGCTATCCATTGTTAGAAGTGCAGTTTATCAAGCGCATCGTCGTCAATTTTACAAAGCTGATGCTATTGTAGGGTTAGATGAAAAATTCATGGTACGCGCCCATTTGATGGTGCCAGAAGAAGAAGTCAATAATCTCTATTCATGGTTATTGAATTTTCAAATTCTAGATGAAGAATTTAAAAATCGTTTGAAAGTTTCTAAGGTTTACAATGAGGATGATATTTTTGTCTTCTTTAATCCAAGATGGTCTCATCCAGATTACCCAGATGGTTTGGTCTATTTTGATACTAATCACAACTGTGTAGCTATTTTAGGACTCAATTATTTTGGTGAATTGAAGAAAGCGACTTTGACACTTGCCTGGGGAACAGCTGCACGTAATGGTTACGTGTCATGCCACGGTGGTTTGAAGATTTTCCAAGGAAAAGAAGGTCAGAAGGATTATGTAGCTTCATTCTTTGGTTTGTCAGGTTCAGGAAAATCTACTTTGACTCACGCTAAACATAATGGAAAATATGATATCAAAGTTTTGCACGATGATGCCTTTGTCATTTCTGAAAAGGACGGTTCATCAATTGCACTTGAACCATCATATTTTGATAAAACAAATGATTACCCAACAGGTCATCCTGAACAAGATTTCTTTGTGACAGTTCAAAACTGCGGGGTGACTTTGGATGAAAATGGTCGTAAAAAATTGATGACAGAAGATATCCGAAATGGTAACGGTCGAACGGTTAAATCTCGTTTTGCGACACCAAATCGTGTTGACCATATCGAAGAGCCGATTAATGCCATCTTTTGGATTATGAAAGACGATTCTCTACCTCCATTGATTAAGGTTAATGACCCTCTCATGGCAGCAACGATGGGATGTACCTTGATGACTAAGCGTTCAAGTGCTGAAAATATTGAAGGAAATAAACAAACACTTGTCATCGAACCATTTGCCAACCCATTTAGGGTTTATCCGCTCGTTGAAGATTATCAAAAATTCCGTTCACTATTTGAAGGAGATGTGGATTGCTACATCATCAACACAGGTACTTACATGGGACAAAGTATCCCAAAAGAAGTTTCTTTAGGTATCATTGAAAAGTTAGTTGATGGTGATGCAGAGTTTAAAGATTTTGGACCAATCGAAGGTTTCCAATATTTGGATTTGGCAGAATACCCTGTTCATCATTTTGACAGCAAGTATAAACAACTCATCCGTTCACGTATGCAGTTCCGTTTGAATTATTTGCTTTCATTCAACCAAAACAACCCAAAACTTGCTTTGCCAGTTGAAGCTATTTCACGTTTGGAAAAAGTCATTAATAATTTGAAATAA
- a CDS encoding putative ABC transporter permease, which yields MGYSITDIIFLFFIYSFIGWLWETIYCSIRDKKFAYRGFLAGPYCPVYGFAVATVLIGTKPFQNNLLGLFISGMLIATIFEFLAGWFLENFFHMKLWDYSHLFGNVKGWIAPEISLFWGVSILILVKFVQPTVMAVINRLNGWFALVIVSIMTADLIWTVMDTVKFQQAAATVEKYVRSEQERLLRSVKTEFDDWTKQREAFSKRLEKFRLQLNENLKVKGVQPFRFNQRRMLRNYKNLSLTTAPFFNEIRKQTAALKKKKAEKKD from the coding sequence ATGGGCTATTCTATAACGGATATTATTTTTCTATTTTTTATTTATTCATTTATCGGTTGGCTATGGGAAACCATTTATTGCTCCATTCGTGATAAAAAGTTTGCTTATCGTGGTTTCTTAGCTGGGCCTTATTGTCCAGTTTATGGCTTTGCGGTGGCGACGGTTTTAATCGGCACAAAACCATTTCAAAACAATCTACTAGGACTTTTTATCAGTGGCATGCTCATTGCGACGATTTTTGAATTTCTGGCTGGCTGGTTTTTGGAGAACTTCTTTCATATGAAACTTTGGGATTATAGCCATTTATTTGGTAATGTTAAAGGTTGGATTGCTCCTGAAATTTCACTTTTTTGGGGAGTTAGTATTTTGATACTTGTTAAATTTGTCCAGCCAACGGTCATGGCTGTTATCAATCGTTTGAATGGCTGGTTTGCCCTAGTGATTGTTTCTATCATGACAGCGGATTTGATTTGGACAGTTATGGATACTGTGAAATTTCAACAAGCTGCAGCAACGGTTGAAAAATATGTTCGCTCTGAACAGGAAAGATTGCTTCGATCTGTTAAAACAGAATTTGACGACTGGACTAAACAAAGAGAAGCTTTCAGCAAACGTTTGGAGAAATTTAGACTTCAGCTAAATGAGAATTTAAAAGTTAAGGGTGTTCAGCCATTTCGTTTTAACCAACGTCGTATGTTGCGGAACTATAAAAATCTTAGCTTGACAACAGCACCATTCTTTAATGAAATTCGTAAACAAACAGCAGCCCTAAAAAAGAAAAAAGCTGAAAAGAAAGATTAA
- a CDS encoding NADP-dependent glyceraldehyde-3-phosphate dehydrogenase, which produces MTKQYKNYVNGEWKLSKEEIKIYAPATGEELGSVPAMSQEEVDYVYASAKAAQKAWRALSYVERAEYLHKAADILMRDAEKIGAVLSKEIAKGYKSAVGEVIRTAEIINYAAEEGVRLEGEVLEGGSFDPASKKKIAIVRREPVGLVLAISPFNYPINLAGSKIAPALISGNVVALKPPTQGSISGLLLAEAFAEAGLPAGVFNTITGRGSVIGDYIVEHEAVNYINFTGSTPVGEHIGHLAGMRPIMLELGGKDSAIILEDADLDLAAKNIVAGAYGYSGQRCTAVKRVLVMDSIADKLVEKVSALVNDLTVGMPEDNADITPLIDTKAADYVEGLIKDAQEKGAKEVISFKREGNLISPVLFDNVTTDMRLAWEEPFGPVLPFIRVNSVEEAIEISNKSEYGLQASVFTNNFPLAFKIAEQLEVGTVHINNKTQRGTDNFPFLGAKKSGAGTQGVKYSIEAMTTVKSTVFDIAK; this is translated from the coding sequence TTGACTAAACAATATAAAAATTACGTCAACGGTGAGTGGAAACTTTCTAAAGAAGAAATCAAAATTTACGCTCCCGCAACTGGTGAAGAACTTGGTTCTGTTCCTGCAATGAGCCAAGAAGAAGTAGACTACGTCTATGCATCAGCCAAAGCTGCTCAAAAAGCATGGCGTGCACTTTCATATGTAGAACGTGCTGAATACCTTCACAAAGCAGCTGATATTTTGATGCGTGATGCTGAAAAAATTGGTGCTGTTCTTTCTAAAGAAATCGCTAAAGGTTACAAATCAGCTGTCGGTGAAGTTATTCGTACTGCTGAAATCATTAACTATGCTGCTGAAGAAGGCGTTCGTCTTGAAGGTGAAGTTCTTGAAGGTGGTAGCTTTGATCCAGCAAGCAAGAAAAAAATCGCTATCGTTCGTCGCGAACCAGTAGGTTTGGTGCTTGCTATTTCACCATTTAACTACCCAATCAACCTTGCAGGTTCTAAGATTGCTCCTGCCCTTATTTCAGGGAACGTTGTTGCCCTTAAACCACCTACGCAAGGTTCTATCTCAGGTCTTCTTTTAGCTGAAGCATTTGCTGAAGCTGGACTTCCTGCAGGTGTATTTAACACAATTACTGGACGTGGTTCTGTTATCGGTGACTATATTGTAGAACACGAAGCTGTTAACTATATCAACTTCACTGGTTCAACACCAGTTGGTGAACACATTGGTCATTTGGCTGGTATGCGTCCAATCATGCTTGAACTTGGTGGTAAAGATTCAGCTATCATTCTTGAAGATGCTGACCTTGACTTGGCTGCTAAAAACATCGTTGCTGGTGCTTATGGATACTCAGGACAACGTTGTACAGCTGTAAAACGTGTTCTTGTTATGGATAGCATTGCTGACAAATTAGTTGAAAAAGTTTCTGCACTTGTTAACGACTTGACTGTTGGTATGCCAGAAGATAACGCTGATATCACTCCACTTATCGATACAAAAGCTGCTGACTATGTTGAAGGTCTTATCAAAGATGCTCAAGAAAAAGGTGCTAAAGAAGTTATCTCATTCAAACGTGAAGGTAACCTTATCAGCCCAGTATTGTTTGATAATGTAACAACTGACATGCGCTTGGCTTGGGAAGAACCATTTGGTCCAGTCCTTCCATTTATCCGTGTAAACTCAGTTGAAGAGGCTATCGAAATCTCAAATAAATCTGAATATGGTCTTCAAGCTTCTGTATTTACAAACAATTTCCCATTGGCATTCAAGATTGCTGAACAACTTGAAGTGGGTACTGTTCACATTAACAACAAAACACAACGTGGTACAGATAACTTCCCATTCCTTGGTGCTAAAAAATCTGGTGCTGGAACACAAGGTGTGAAATATTCTATTGAAGCTATGACAACTGTCAAATCTACTGTATTTGATATTGCCAAATAA
- a CDS encoding S8 family serine peptidase translates to MGKKERFSLRKYKVGLVSVLIGAVFLAGHVAADEVNSAVQPNQVGTEQVVQVVDSSQAVDETQVELATEQTSEVSSQTVNQGDVTLSDNQEASLPAENEVTDNTQDKISTVSNQTLDTTPQQEESQAKQPETPQSIDTDEQIKVPEVWESGYKGQGTVVAIIDSGLDVDHDVLHITDPSKAKYKSQEEMDAAKAAAGITYGKWFNDKVIFGYNYVDGNTNLKEGIEDSHGMHVTGIATGNPSQKAGNEYIYGVAPEAQVIFLRVFSDLKNTTGPALYVRAIEDAVKLGADSINLSLGSTTGSTANIEESLLEAIEAAQRAGVTVVISAGNDGAFGDGQKPFAENIDYGLVGNPSTAKGAISVASYNSDYTRGQAVTFVGMENNAELNYGRCPFSDPNKSEKKFEIGRDYDYVYVGTGTAEEVQGVDLTGKIALIKRGGLTFSEKIANAIAQGAEGVVIFNNDPQGANISMSLDDTAVAIPAVFIPYKFGNALANGNYKIRFNGNLEKFDNIEAGRFSSFSSWGLTSDGELKPDVSAPGGSIYSSFNDGQYGLMSGTSMAAPHVTGVVALVKQYLKEKYPEKSDAEIAYLVKALIMSNAKAHYDEQAGEFSSPRQQGAGLVDTASAISSGLYLTGDDGYGSITLGNVGDTFSFDVTIHNISDQDKTLTYETNLQTDAVEDGKITLSPRHLATIAGRTITVKANSSEKVTIAVDARQFAELLTKEMPSGYYLEGFVRFLDSVDFAEVVSLPFVGFRGDFQNLAVVEDPVYKLVADGKNGFYLEIDADHKVSSSDDTTALLTNSTDSSKPIVLGTYANNAGDFVLHMDENGTPRLAISPNNDGKQDFVAFKGVFLRNYTDASAAVYAADDVNFEHPLWQSETFSGVKNYKSEKGSTALSSTIWYGDNLDGKDLSDGSYKYVLTYYPTVIGAQAQHLAFDIIVDRKNPVITTATYDAVSQNFNPRKALDDGSGVLRGRVYYIDDHYTPVYLEQNPDGSFTLPLDAASLEDFYYVVEDFAGNTETAKVSDLVNVGNESGRVTINLLDGQTNVASYVDYTFIVKDHDGNVITDLKYYGNDLSTVNLPFGDYTVELALYDTDAAELAGPTSQIIKLSDADSYKTVNFYVHTRNQAALVLDFDKELPKGTTVSISNKNGKLTVIPAARYAKKDYGKNVYVGDYTLELPLPVGYELYEDPHFTVVYGKQNHIAFSIIDKTALIAATQATNGIENEARYYNASLEKLLAYRDALTSAQAILSGKYTQVEVDAALQTLQDAIEALDGKTTDFKALTEEDSQFQAEQEDPAYYNAGVAARTTYDTQHRKANLVLAKGSVTQEEVDATLKKLKSAREALDGKATDFRALSNLSVKSKVLKVTSAKYKNASEPAKTAYNQALVEAQAVLSNSEATQGEVDAALANLKAAEAELDGKENQTTSTQTEFNDFIPKEVIRSETPPQSMRSQSASEKGGEVVALGVNKRGLAGKSASPLKQSKETAYLPTTSSQSEPFLVSLGFVILGGVSLIWEKRKYKQE, encoded by the coding sequence ATGGGTAAAAAAGAACGTTTCTCGTTGAGAAAGTACAAGGTCGGATTGGTTTCTGTGCTGATTGGAGCAGTCTTCTTAGCGGGGCATGTAGCAGCAGATGAGGTTAATTCTGCGGTACAGCCTAATCAGGTGGGAACAGAGCAAGTTGTTCAAGTAGTTGATAGCAGTCAGGCGGTAGATGAAACTCAAGTTGAGCTTGCTACAGAACAAACATCAGAAGTTTCGTCTCAGACTGTTAATCAAGGTGATGTTACTTTGTCTGACAATCAAGAAGCAAGTCTTCCTGCAGAAAATGAAGTGACTGACAACACTCAAGATAAAATTAGTACTGTCAGCAATCAAACACTTGACACGACACCACAGCAAGAAGAAAGTCAAGCTAAACAACCAGAAACTCCACAAAGTATTGATACAGATGAGCAAATCAAAGTTCCAGAGGTTTGGGAGAGCGGCTATAAAGGTCAAGGAACTGTTGTAGCAATCATTGATTCAGGTTTGGATGTTGATCACGATGTTTTGCACATCACAGATCCGTCAAAAGCAAAATACAAGAGTCAAGAGGAAATGGATGCAGCTAAAGCTGCAGCAGGTATTACTTACGGAAAATGGTTTAACGACAAAGTTATTTTTGGTTATAATTACGTTGATGGAAATACCAATTTGAAAGAGGGAATTGAAGATTCTCACGGTATGCACGTAACAGGTATTGCAACTGGTAATCCAAGTCAAAAAGCAGGAAATGAGTATATTTATGGTGTTGCTCCAGAAGCACAAGTCATTTTCTTGCGAGTCTTTTCAGATTTGAAAAATACAACTGGTCCGGCATTGTATGTTAGAGCAATCGAAGACGCTGTTAAGCTTGGAGCTGATTCTATTAATCTAAGCCTCGGTAGTACCACGGGTTCAACAGCAAATATTGAAGAGAGCCTGCTTGAGGCTATTGAAGCAGCCCAACGAGCAGGTGTAACGGTTGTTATTTCAGCAGGGAACGATGGGGCATTTGGTGATGGTCAAAAACCTTTTGCTGAAAATATTGATTATGGCTTAGTTGGCAATCCTTCAACAGCAAAAGGAGCCATTTCAGTTGCATCTTATAATAGCGATTATACCAGAGGTCAAGCTGTTACATTTGTTGGGATGGAGAATAATGCGGAATTAAACTACGGAAGATGCCCATTTTCTGACCCAAATAAAAGTGAAAAGAAATTTGAAATTGGTAGAGATTATGACTATGTCTACGTAGGTACAGGTACAGCAGAAGAAGTGCAAGGAGTTGATTTAACAGGAAAAATTGCTCTTATTAAGCGTGGTGGTTTAACCTTCTCTGAAAAAATTGCTAACGCTATTGCTCAAGGAGCTGAAGGAGTCGTTATTTTTAACAACGACCCTCAAGGAGCAAATATCAGCATGTCTCTTGATGATACAGCTGTTGCTATTCCAGCCGTATTTATTCCATATAAATTTGGTAATGCTCTTGCAAACGGTAATTATAAAATTCGTTTCAATGGTAATCTTGAAAAATTTGATAATATTGAAGCTGGGCGTTTTTCAAGTTTTAGTAGCTGGGGATTGACAAGTGATGGTGAGCTAAAACCTGATGTTTCAGCACCAGGAGGAAGCATTTATTCATCGTTTAATGATGGTCAATACGGTTTGATGAGTGGTACAAGTATGGCTGCTCCTCACGTAACAGGTGTTGTAGCTTTGGTTAAGCAGTACCTCAAGGAAAAATACCCAGAAAAATCAGATGCCGAAATAGCTTACTTGGTAAAAGCTTTGATTATGAGCAATGCTAAAGCGCATTATGATGAACAAGCAGGTGAATTTAGTTCGCCACGCCAACAAGGAGCAGGGCTAGTTGATACAGCATCAGCCATTAGTTCTGGTTTATATCTGACAGGAGATGACGGTTATGGCAGTATCACTCTAGGAAATGTTGGAGATACTTTTAGTTTTGATGTAACTATTCATAACATTAGCGATCAAGATAAGACATTAACCTATGAAACAAATCTTCAAACAGATGCTGTCGAGGATGGTAAGATTACTTTATCACCACGACACTTGGCAACTATCGCTGGTAGAACCATTACTGTGAAGGCTAATAGTTCTGAGAAAGTAACGATTGCTGTTGATGCACGTCAGTTTGCTGAGCTATTAACAAAAGAAATGCCAAGTGGTTATTATCTTGAAGGTTTTGTTCGCTTCTTGGATTCAGTTGATTTTGCTGAAGTTGTCAGCCTTCCGTTTGTTGGCTTTAGAGGTGATTTTCAAAATTTAGCTGTTGTCGAAGACCCTGTCTATAAATTGGTGGCTGATGGCAAAAATGGTTTTTATCTAGAAATTGACGCTGACCATAAAGTTTCTAGTTCTGATGATACGACAGCTCTGCTAACCAATTCGACTGATAGTTCAAAACCAATCGTTCTTGGTACTTATGCCAATAATGCTGGAGACTTTGTCTTGCACATGGATGAAAATGGCACACCACGACTTGCTATCTCACCAAATAATGACGGCAAGCAAGATTTCGTAGCTTTCAAAGGTGTCTTTTTAAGAAATTATACTGATGCTAGCGCTGCGGTGTATGCAGCAGATGATGTCAATTTTGAGCATCCTTTATGGCAAAGTGAGACTTTTTCTGGAGTTAAAAATTATAAGAGCGAAAAAGGTTCAACAGCTCTTTCATCAACGATTTGGTATGGTGATAATCTGGACGGTAAGGACTTGTCAGATGGTTCATACAAGTATGTCTTGACTTACTATCCAACCGTTATTGGTGCACAAGCTCAACATTTAGCATTTGATATTATTGTCGATCGTAAAAATCCAGTTATCACAACTGCAACTTATGATGCAGTTAGCCAAAACTTTAATCCTAGAAAAGCTTTAGATGATGGTTCAGGCGTTTTACGTGGACGTGTTTATTATATTGATGACCATTACACTCCTGTTTATCTTGAACAAAATCCAGATGGTTCGTTTACTTTGCCGCTTGATGCTGCTTCGTTAGAAGATTTTTACTATGTGGTAGAAGATTTTGCTGGCAATACGGAAACGGCTAAAGTTAGTGATTTGGTCAATGTCGGAAATGAAAGTGGGCGCGTTACAATCAACCTTCTTGATGGTCAGACAAATGTTGCAAGTTATGTTGATTATACGTTTATTGTCAAAGACCATGATGGTAATGTTATCACTGATTTGAAGTATTATGGCAATGATTTATCTACAGTTAATTTGCCATTTGGTGATTATACTGTAGAACTTGCACTTTATGATACAGATGCTGCCGAATTAGCTGGTCCAACTAGCCAAATTATTAAGCTTTCAGATGCGGATAGTTACAAAACAGTGAATTTCTATGTTCATACGCGTAATCAGGCAGCATTGGTACTTGATTTTGATAAGGAACTTCCAAAAGGTACAACAGTTTCTATTTCAAATAAAAATGGCAAACTGACAGTTATTCCAGCAGCAAGATATGCTAAGAAAGATTATGGTAAAAACGTATATGTTGGAGACTACACATTAGAATTGCCACTTCCAGTTGGTTATGAGCTTTATGAGGATCCACATTTTACAGTTGTTTATGGAAAACAAAATCATATTGCTTTTAGTATTATTGATAAAACTGCTTTGATTGCGGCGACACAAGCAACAAATGGTATTGAAAATGAAGCGCGTTATTATAATGCTTCACTAGAAAAACTCTTAGCTTATCGAGATGCATTGACAAGCGCGCAAGCCATTTTGTCAGGAAAATACACACAAGTTGAAGTTGATGCAGCACTTCAAACATTACAAGATGCTATTGAAGCTTTAGATGGCAAAACGACAGACTTTAAGGCATTGACTGAAGAAGATAGTCAGTTTCAAGCAGAACAAGAAGACCCAGCTTATTACAATGCTGGAGTCGCAGCACGTACCACTTATGACACTCAGCACCGTAAAGCGAACTTAGTGCTTGCAAAAGGTTCAGTAACTCAAGAAGAAGTTGATGCGACATTGAAAAAATTGAAATCTGCGCGTGAAGCTCTTGATGGAAAGGCAACAGATTTCCGAGCACTTTCAAATCTTTCAGTCAAATCAAAAGTCTTGAAAGTCACATCAGCTAAATATAAAAATGCAAGTGAACCAGCAAAAACAGCCTATAATCAAGCTTTAGTCGAAGCGCAAGCTGTTTTGAGCAACTCAGAAGCAACTCAAGGTGAGGTCGATGCTGCCTTAGCTAACCTAAAAGCGGCAGAAGCTGAGCTTGATGGAAAAGAAAATCAAACCACATCTACTCAAACTGAGTTTAATGATTTCATTCCAAAAGAGGTTATTAGGAGTGAAACACCACCACAATCGATGAGAAGTCAAAGTGCCAGTGAGAAAGGAGGAGAGGTAGTAGCACTAGGGGTTAATAAACGAGGTTTAGCAGGAAAATCTGCTTCGCCACTTAAACAATCCAAAGAGACTGCTTATCTTCCTACGACATCTAGTCAGTCAGAACCATTCTTAGTTTCATTAGGATTTGTAATCTTAGGAGGTGTTTCCCTTATCTGGGAAAAACGAAAATATAAACAAGAATAA
- the ptsP gene encoding phosphoenolpyruvate--protein phosphotransferase, producing the protein MTEMLKGIAASDGVAVAKAYLLVQPDLSFETVTVEDTSAEEARLDAALKASQDELSIIREKAVETLGEEAAAVFDAHLMVLADPEMISQIKETIRAKQTNAEAGLKEVTDMFITIFEGMEDNPYMQERAADIRDVAKRVLAHLLGAKLPNPATIDEESIVIAHDLTPSDTAQLNKQFVKAFVTNIGGRTSHSAIMARTLEIAAVLGTNDITSRVKDGDIVAVNGITGEVIINPTDEQVAEFKAAGEAYAKQKAEWALLKDAKTVTADGKHFELAANIGTPKDVEGVNANGAEAVGLYRTEFLYMDSQDFPTEDEQYEAYKAVLEGMNGKPVVVRTMDIGGDKELPYFDLPKEMNPFLGFRALRISISETGNAMFRTQIRALLRASVHGQLRIMFPMVALLKEFRAAKAIFDEEKANLKAEGVAVSDDIQVGIMIEIPAAAMLADQFAKEVDFFSIGTNDLIQYTMAADRMNEQVSYLYQPYNPSILRLINNVIKAAHAEGKWAGMCGEMAGDQKAVPLLVGMGLDEFSMSATSILRTRSLMKKLDTAKMQEYANRALTECSTMEEVLELSKEYVNVD; encoded by the coding sequence ATGACAGAAATGCTTAAAGGAATTGCCGCATCTGATGGTGTTGCTGTTGCTAAAGCGTATCTACTCGTTCAACCTGATTTGTCATTTGAAACTGTTACAGTTGAAGATACAAGTGCAGAGGAAGCTCGCCTAGATGCCGCATTGAAAGCATCACAAGACGAGCTTTCTATTATACGTGAAAAAGCAGTAGAAACACTTGGCGAAGAAGCAGCTGCCGTATTTGACGCACATTTAATGGTTCTTGCTGACCCAGAAATGATCAGCCAAATTAAAGAAACTATTCGTGCAAAACAAACTAACGCAGAAGCAGGACTTAAAGAAGTGACTGACATGTTCATCACTATCTTTGAAGGAATGGAAGATAACCCATACATGCAAGAACGTGCCGCAGATATCCGCGACGTTGCTAAACGTGTATTGGCTCACCTTCTTGGTGCTAAACTTCCAAACCCTGCTACAATTGATGAAGAATCAATCGTTATTGCACACGATTTGACACCTTCTGATACTGCCCAATTGAACAAACAATTTGTTAAAGCCTTTGTTACAAACATTGGTGGACGTACAAGTCACTCAGCTATCATGGCTCGTACACTTGAAATTGCCGCTGTTCTTGGAACAAACGATATCACTAGCCGTGTTAAAGATGGCGATATCGTTGCTGTAAACGGTATCACTGGTGAAGTGATCATCAACCCAACAGATGAACAAGTTGCTGAATTTAAAGCTGCTGGTGAAGCATATGCTAAACAAAAAGCTGAATGGGCTCTTCTTAAAGATGCTAAAACAGTAACAGCAGATGGTAAACACTTCGAATTGGCAGCTAACATTGGTACACCTAAAGACGTTGAAGGTGTTAATGCTAATGGTGCAGAAGCAGTTGGTCTTTACCGTACAGAATTCTTGTACATGGATTCACAAGACTTCCCAACTGAAGATGAACAATATGAAGCATACAAGGCTGTTCTTGAAGGCATGAATGGTAAACCAGTTGTGGTTCGTACAATGGATATTGGTGGGGATAAAGAACTTCCTTACTTCGACCTTCCAAAAGAAATGAACCCATTCCTTGGATTCCGTGCACTTCGTATTTCTATCTCAGAAACAGGAAATGCAATGTTCCGTACACAAATCCGTGCACTTCTTCGTGCATCTGTACACGGACAACTTCGTATCATGTTCCCAATGGTTGCTCTTCTTAAAGAATTCCGTGCTGCTAAAGCAATCTTTGATGAAGAAAAAGCAAACCTTAAAGCTGAAGGTGTTGCCGTTTCAGATGATATCCAAGTTGGTATCATGATTGAAATTCCAGCTGCAGCTATGCTTGCTGACCAATTTGCGAAAGAAGTTGACTTCTTCTCAATCGGAACAAACGACCTTATCCAATACACAATGGCTGCTGACCGTATGAACGAACAAGTTTCATACCTTTACCAACCATACAACCCATCAATCCTTCGTTTGATTAACAACGTTATCAAAGCAGCTCACGCTGAAGGTAAATGGGCTGGTATGTGTGGTGAAATGGCCGGTGACCAAAAAGCTGTTCCACTTCTTGTCGGAATGGGGCTTGACGAGTTCTCTATGTCAGCTACATCAATTCTTCGTACACGTAGCTTGATGAAGAAACTTGACACTGCTAAAATGCAAGAATACGCTAACCGCGCTCTTACAGAATGCTCAACAATGGAAGAAGTTCTTGAGCTTAGCAAAGAATATGTTAATGTTGACTAA